The genomic region TTGATATAATTCTTTCTCCCGTCACAATCGGTctcattggttaaatttatgatcagAGTTGAAGCACAGAAACCGATGACATGTTATATTTTGTAACGGCGgaaatagattttttttcttaagagtgAGAAACAAACGGATGTAGGTGGTGGTTGCTGGTTCGACCTGCTGCATTCAGTGCTTCAGTTGATGCAAAAAAGTTTTCTAGGCTTATTCTGTGCTGTACTGTACTCCGTTCtgaattgaagaaaagaaacgaataagatGTGACGGAGTGGGCCATGCTGTAGGTAGGGTGCCCAtcatgcatgcacttgtttcgaggCAATCTCTATCTCACATGCAAcatgtggctacagaggcttttacccaacatggatggCAGCATAATCTTCGGATCGGTCCATCTCACCTTTGAACATAGGTATAGGTCGGTCTGTAGGACTCTACTATTGCCGATTTGTCGGTTTTTGTTTTCTTCTGGTTGCCAGACTTCTGGTATTCGGCTGCGTACATCCTAGTTACAGGCCGGGTGTTGTTCGTAATGCTTTGTATTCACTTGATGCTTTATTTTGAGTTAATGAAATCTTGAGTTAATAAAATCGTCCCTtattgagaaaaaaaatcataatgaCGACAATTAGTGCAGAATCATCAGACACAATCGGCGACCAAATCATTGAAAAGCCTGTCAAAGGGATACGGGATCTCATAAACAACATTAGCAATCGATTGATCTAACATGCAACTGTGTCTCACAGCTCAAGGCAACAAGACAAACACCTGTAGTATCTAGACGTGCAACCACATAGTGTGCCTGAGTTAACCGATTAATTAACTCCACCACATGGCAACTATCATTTTCTAACTAGCTAATTGTCAAAGGGGAAGAAAGATGCAGCTTTTACTTAATGATAAAGTCGATAATAGTGATCATCCTTGGAGAGATAAATATATACTGTTGGTGACTGACCATGTCTGATGAGTCATGACAGTGTCACTTTCTCCTGCTTTTTCAGCCTTCCAGCTCCTCAGCTCCTTTGTTTACAAGAAAACTAGGGTGGGGTTATCATTGGTGATTAAGCTTCTTACACTATGACAACTCACAGCTTAGCTGTAACCACATACTTGTAATCTTCTCTAGAAGAATACATAGAAATGTCCAGTTTCCATTTATTTATAATGTAAAAAGGAATAGTTTACTTTACTCCTAATTGACGGACCGATTTTGTATTAAGTGGACTCGAAGAAAAGAAGGCCGAGACAAAGACAGTTTAATTTATTTAGTGCTCATAAGAAGGTCAATCGTGTGATGTAAGCTGAAGCATGCCTGTGTTGAGACTAACTCATCAACCATATCTTTGTGTAACACGTGCTTCAGCAATGTCACCTGAAtttcaaaagaaaataaaagagagtgAAAAACAAAATGATGTGGTTGGTGGTTGCTGCATTCAGTAATTTCAGTTGATGTAAGAAAAGTTTGCTAGGCTTATCCTCTTCTGTACTCTACTCCATATGAACTGAAGAAAAGAAATGCATGCTGCCCAAAAGAGCAGGGCAGGGCAGCACATGTGATGGACATGGACGGACAGGTGGGCCATGGTGTAGTTAGGGTGCACTTGCTTCCAGGCAATCTCTATCTCACTCGCTCACATGATAAACGATCttctcctgctctctctctctctctcatatccTCCAAAAGTCAAGCCCAATCTCTTGCATTTGACAACACCCATTGGTTTCATCAACATCAGTAGATTAatcccttctcttctcttctcttcttccccacaccacaccacaccacaccataCCACACACGGCTGCGGCTGCTAGCATAAAAAACCGGGGGCGAGGCAGTACCTAGACTAGACTAGAGAGAAGATCtctagagcagagcagagcagagcagagtacTACTTTGTGTTGtgaggaggagaagggagagaatgatggaggtggcggcggcgtgggaccagttcaaggaggaggtggagatcaTGGAGGAGGACAACGGtggtgccgccgctgctgctgccggggaGCTGCTGACCAGGGAGATCAAGAAGAGGCTGCTGGTCCAAGCCCATGAGAATGGGAATGGCCATGGCCATGCcaatggaggaggagcagaggagccCGAGGCTGCTcccgaggtggaggaggaggaggaggaggaggagggtcctGAAGAGGAGCAGCAGCGTCACAAGAGTATCTTCTTGGATGCAGCCAAAGGTAACACCTCTGTTTCTTTCCACTGTTTTGGATGATGAACTTGCTCCTGCTTAATTAAATAGTTTTCCTCTTCCTTATGGAGAGAAGAAGAAGATAAGATGATGAACTTGCTCCTGCTTAGTTAGCTGTTAATGTGCCCCCTTCCTTGATTGATTTCAGAGGCTGCATTAAGAGGCTGCATTATTTCCCTGCAGGAGACAACTCCTGTTGCAGTGATTTCAGGCTCCACCTGCCTCTCATTCCTTAATTTGTCCATTTCTGGAAAAgcaataattctccaaaaagtaaCCCATATGTGCTCTGCAAAACTAACTTTGTCATCTTGCAAGAGCTCTAGCCAGTGTCTGGATGGTGAAAATGTGAGAAAATTTCATTACTGCTGCTGTCTCTGCTCCCTAATCAGTTTTATTTACCTGGGAGGGATCAACAGGATGCACTGATTGTTGCATCCAGTGTCCTGGAGATCTTATTCAGAAACCAGACGAAAAAGGACACGCGAAACATCGCTCTCATCTCATCTAGGCCTCACTCTGAATCATTGGAAACCTTCTGCTGACCACTCAATTCACTGATATGTAGCCTTCCATGGCAGATGTCGACGGCGACTCGGAGGCTCCCCGGATCCGCAAAGTCTTTCTTAAAATTTATCATTGAGATTAGACACTAACTCTCTCTTAAGATTAGCTTTCTATTGCTTCACCGAAGCGTGGTCGTTTGATAATAATATGGTAAAGCTAGTTTTCTATTGCTTTACTGAAAGGTTAGCTTTCTATTGCTTCACTGAAGGGCTATGGAAGTGCCGGCACTGCGATTGGACGTACCGCCTGAGTAGTCCGTGCGGAAATGGTACCATAGATCATCGAGGCTATCGCCACCGAATCGAACGGAATATCGAATCGTTAGTTGAGAAGAAAGGATCGTTTTATGGTTCACCGAAAAAGGTTAGTGCTGAGACCAAGCAATATGGCGATGAGGAAATTTAGGACAGCACTGATTAATTTGCTTCAGTTTATCTAGCATACCTGCATATCTGGCTTGGTTTCTTGGTGTCATATTTTTTCAAACTTGTTGTTGCGCAAAATAAAATATAAAGTTGCTTCACAATGTTTGAATTAGTACTTAGATATCTCTCCTTTTGTTTTTCAGTTCCTGATATTATTAGTGAGGTAAGTGCCAGATATTTGGTCACGGGAACGATGCGATCTGGTGACGAAAAGGAAGACGCAGGTGAAACTCCGAGTACAAAAGACAAGCAGCTTGAAGCACATGAAAATGGCAGTGTTCAAGAAATCAACCATGGCCCAAGCAACCGCGAGTTAGAAAATGGATCACACTCAAATGGTTCACATCAGGTCCCCAACGGCGCTGAACCTAAGACAGAGTACCTGTTCGAAATCAACAAGACTGAAATTCACCCAACTGAAGTTGACAAGGACGAACCGGTCACCGAGGCTCAACCGAAGGTCGAAGAGTACGACCTCGAGAAGATTTTGGACCAGCAAGAAACTCATGACCTGTTCTGTCCCAACTGCAAGTCGTGCATAACTCGGAGGGTGATCCTCAAGAAGAGGAAAAGGACAGTAAGGCCAGCAACCCCCGATGGACCGTCGAAGAGACCGTACACTGAAGAAGTGCTAGTGCCACTGCCTTCTGCTACTCTATCTCGAAGTGATGAGCAAGAGTCACCCGACGTGTTCAGATGTTTGTCATGCTTCTCCTTCTTCATTCCAGCAGGTATCGATAACATTTAGTTAGAGGCGTTCTTGGTATTCCACTTCAGTTTTGGTTGTATTGCTTGAACATTTCATTTCGATCAAATGGGAGGCATTCTTGGCTTAACTACATAATGTTCTTGTCAGCAGGATGCAGTTTCAACATATTCCGTATATTTGGGAGGAGGGATGTGGACGGACAACCTGATGTTCTGCCTCCTCCTGCATCAGAGGACACGCCTCCTCGCTCTGAAAACTGCACAAGCTGGCTTCTGTCATGTTTCCAGCCAGGAGATAGCCCAAACCAACCTGCTCCTGCTGCAGGTATGTATCTTAAAAAATATATGCATCGTTATTGATTATCTTGCAATAGGTATTCTACTTCATCAGCTGAACAATTCAACATATTGCAGATCCACTGACGGTACCGCAGTCGACAGTCGAATCTTCTTCGGAGAACCAAGCTGCTGAAGGTGTGTAACTTATGTTCTCTCAGACCATTTTATATGCAACTGATGCTCTGTTTCATCAGCTGAGCAGTTTACCACATCGCAGATCCAGCGACGATGCCACTGCAGTCCGAGACGCGGAACTCCAATGATACAACCACAACAACTGAATCTAGCACATCCTATATTCATCATAGTCATGGCACAGTTGTGAAACCAGAGCACTCAATAACCGGATCATCGTCGGAAGATCAGACGACGACAACCACCACAACTAGGACGACGAAAGCAACATCTACGTCATCCTCTACAGCCACATCAAAAGCAGCTAACACATCATCTCGCACACAGTCTGCTACAGGTACGTCGCGTGCAACATTGTTTTGTTTTATGGATTCATAGATGTCTACTTTACCGGCAATAAGCCGCAATACATACATTTGCATATAAACATAAAATATATGCCAAAGAAGAGTTTCTATAGTTTCATGGGTTATATAGCAACATGTACTTCTTTTCTCATGAAAGAACAAACCACGCAATACTTAATGATGCCAAACTTTTCCATATTAATTGTGCCATCACAGTTTATTTAGGACTAGTTTGTCAGTGTAGTGGACTAAAGTAACAAAAAAAATAGAATCGTCGCGTGCAGGGATCTTCCACACAGACACACTGGAAGTGATAACCGGTGAAATGCCTCCCCCGAAGCCTGCCGGTGGTGCTATCATGGATGGAAATCACCACCTACTAGGCCATGAAGGTAGGCCTAATAAAAAGTGGTCAGTTCGCATCAGCTGCTGTTTTTTCAGAGATGCAACCTGATAGTGGTAATTTTATTTGCTCAGATGTTCACAGAGCTGCAACGACTACCTTCGAGAATGGCTTTACAACCCATTCAGTTCACACATCAGGAACGAAGGTCGATGGCCCGAATGTGACGAATATCGCGAGGGGCGACATATCAACTACGCCGATTCCTGAAGCAACAGGTCCACATCATGTAGCGGTATCAGTCCCTGAAGAAGTGAATCTGGTTGCTCCTAGACCACAACAGAGGGATGACTGGGATATACTGAAAGCTATAGTGTATGGAGGCTTAGTGGAGTCAGTCACCAGCCTCTCTGTTGTTTCGGCGGCAGCATCAAGCGGCGCCAAAACATGTCAGTTACTAACTTACTATCCACATATTTACCTGATGAATCtttgcaaaaacaaaaaaatatatattTGCATGATGAATGCACTATTTTAACACTGATATTTATATTGTCCCATCTAATGAAATTATGTTTTTCACTTGCCTGCAGTGGACATATTCATCTTGGGCATGGCCAACCTTATCGGAGGGCTCCCTCTCGTTTACCACAATGTAACAAACTTCTCTCCCGACTGAATTTTCACATTGTTTTTAGTTTTTACTGATCATTACAGAAAACTCACCCCACAAACACCGAAAACTAACATATCATTTCTCCGTCGATGACAGATCGCCGATCTGAGAGATGTCCGAGACGTGAGCGACGACAACGAGCGGGTCGGACACTACTGGCTGCAGCTCGGGAGGCGGTCGAAAGCCCGGCTCCACATGGTCCTGGCCCTGCTCTCATACATGGTGTTCGGGCTACTTCAACCGGTTGTCTACGGGCTGTCGTTCCGCGAGAGCAACAACAGGGAGAACAAGATGATGGCCGTCGCCGGCGCTTCCCTCGCGTGCATCGCTCTGCTGGCGCTCGGAAAGGCGCATGTCCAGACAGCACCCAGGGCATACTTCAAGACCCTCGTGTACTACCTGACGATCGCCgtgagctcgtcggggctgtcgtACGTCGCCGGCGTGCTCATCACGAGGCTCCTGGAGCACTTTGGTGTCATCGAGCAAGGCGGGTcggctgctcctgctcctccaggGCTGTCGTTCGCTCATTCAGTGGGTGCACAAACATCTGCCTGGGCCTCATTCTAAAGTCTGAACTCTGAAGTTCATGGGAACACTGGTGCAAAAAAAGAAGACATGTAGGAGGTGCACACTAGGAGATGTAGCACTAGCTAGATTACCTTGTGCCACATCTTGGGCTTCAGTTAGTACTAAAACATGAGGGCACACATTTTTGTTTGTTCATAaatagtttggattgcttaccacatgcgTCACGTGAAGGCACACAGACGGTACAAACTTACAATATAATTAGAACAGATGTCTCGTTGAGCTTcatatttattttcaataatttaataTTCCATAATGGAAATGGACCATACGcacaaaaaaaggaagaaaaacacACATTAAACTGACATTCGAGCACTTCTATATCATTGCATTGTGTAAGCATACCAAGTAAAGGCTGAGAACTTATTCAAATAGGCAAAACTATAATATATCTTTCTAATGGAGTCATATTTGATATGAAATTCAAGTGAAAATTAAGTCTTTTGAAATAGGCACTCGTCTCGCTTTATAAACAAATCCAACATCCATACAATCAGTTCAAGAGTACCAAAGAAACAAAGATGGCTGGGGCAACAGCACAATCACGCCCACagaaagcacaaaagaaataagaaaaaaatGCCACCAAGTGGCAGCTGGCTCTTGGGGGTGGGGTGGGAGGGGGTGTAGAAACATATGTTATGAACATTTACAATTTTTTGGTATTAAAAAGCATTTGAATTTGACTTATCATCTacagtatgggagcacatgatactTCCTCGCGCACCGAAAATCGGAGTACTTCAGCAGCCCGTTTATTATTGTGAGGCTCAGCTGACCAGTCATCAGCTCTCGCACAAAAAAGGAAAAGCTGCTCTTGCCTCTTCGCTGGTCCAACGTGTTCAGACACACATATAAGATTGGCAACACATTAGCATATAGAAGACCCTAACAGTCCATTTGGTTAACTACATTTTAAATACCAGTTAATCTCTCTCTCATTATATATACTCCAAATCAAACCAAATTCGTTTTCATTCTATTTACTTAATGACATTAATCAGCGTAGAATTAGGCTTCACTATCGGCAACCGAGTCGTTGACAAATCTGACAGAATTTGTCTCTGAACAGCTCAAAGCAACAGGACAAACACCTGCAATATCTAGGACGTGCAACCACGCAATAGCTGAATTTTAACCGATTAATAATTAACTCCACGGCATGGCAACTATTGTTTTCTAGCTAGCAAACAGACAAATGAAAAGGAGTTTTTCTCCAAATTATAAAAATTCTCCTATTTGGAGAGACATATAGATAATAAAATATTGATCATTTACGATGGCCCAGCACATGTCACTCTCTTACTCTTTCAGCTGTCTAGCTCGTCATCTCTTTCGTTTACAAGAAGAAAACCTAGTTGATCATATTATTGGTGATCAATATTCTTAAATGATGACAACTCAGACTTAGCTGTAAAACATGTGATATTTTctagaagaacttataccaatgttcAACTTCCATTTATTTAAAGAAATAATTCTTTTATGAATCGGCAATCGATTTTGTTTCTAAGGAGACTCGTACGTCGAGAGAAAACCGATACCAgaatgtttttatttatttttatttggtACATATAATCTTTCTGCACCCGTCTTCTGATGTAAACCGAAGCAAGCAGGGGCTTGTTCACATGATAGTCTCCCAACTAATAAATAAATATGCATGGTTGATTTACCATCAAAGCTATGTCATCTCACTGACATCACAAAATAATTATTTCTTTTAAGGACTAATTAACAAACTAATATTAATAGTATATGGTTGGTGGTTGCTGGTTGGCTCGGCATTCGGTTCAGTTCATCTAGTGGTAGTATTATCCTGTCCTGTACCTAAAGCAGGAGCATCAGGGCAGCACATGTGATACACGTACAGGTGGGCCAGGCTGTGTATGTAGGGTGCCCATCATGTACTTGCTTCCAGGCAACAACAATCAATCTAGAATGCAAGAATAATTTGAAAATTCACAAGAGGTCTTGCAATATCATACATGATTGGTTAGAGGGAGCAGCAAGAAATAGATTCAGACCTGTTATGCACAGTTCATGTGCGTTTTAGTTGGACTACAAAGTAGATTTGTATCTTTAAAGTAAATTTATGCCAGCCCCTGAAGATCATAGTCACATGTTTAATTAAGGACCTGAACTGTTctagaaaaacaaagaaaataaaatgtGTGACACGGTTCGACCCAAAAGAAAAAGCAAAGATAGTCTAGGGTGGTAAATGGCCAATCCTTCGACTAAATCACCACTCATGAGGGGTAAACATCTAGAATTGGCCACATATAAAACCGATTCATACATAAAAGTAGAGAACTTGTAATAAATAAGAACTGTTTTTTTGTCAAAACCACACCATTCTTAAATAGCCAAAGAGGCCAACATAATGTCACTCTCCCCAAAAAGTGCAAGCAGCAACCGAGCTCCACTGAGCTCTTTATTTGTCTTTCAACAAAAATACTTTTCAcacttcaaaaaaatctgaatAAAAGTATATACATAGACATATGTTTGTAGTATACATGTGTAAAATTTCATTAACATATATGTTAATATGTGATGTATACAAAAAGACAAATACATGGACTAAAATATGCCTTTCCCTTTTTGTTTTTGGACTGATATTTGTCTTTTTGTGTAGCATGCAAATAGTTGAATTAGTTGATGAAATTGTGTACATATTTGAAGAACATGCATATGTATTTATAGAAAAAGATttgacattttctgaaaatttaaatatattttgattttttttgcaaaacggGCTCCATGAAGCCCGCCTCTGCAACGCCTCGTGGCACTCTCCCACCAAAGTATGGGAAGTATGTTTTTTTATCAATACCATGCAACTAGTTGACAAACATATCACGCCCACTGCGGTTATTATATCCAACCTAAATATTGGTAAATGTATTAGTGGTAAAAAAATGACACTGCTCCTGTCCACAGCAACTTACATCAAACACATAGTAGGATGCAGACATGAAACATCGCCTGGGAGTGCCCAAAATATTGTGATTTTcattataaaaaatactagcataAACACTACATATATTTGTTATGCCACAAGATGCCATAGTGCTAAATTCAAAATACAATTCTAGACACAGAAAAGGTAAATCTAGCTATAAACAATAGCTAATTCAATGTTGTTTTGCAATTTTGGCCCATTAACAATATGATCGCTAAATATATTTTCCCTCGAGATAAAGATTAAATATGGATTTCCAAATTTTATGATACAATAGATGCATGCGACGTGGTTTCATGAATTTTATCATACCTTTTAGCAATGTTTTAGATAAGTAAAAATACAGAGGTTGATGTACTTCACCAGCCCATATATTGCAGAACTCAGTTGGCCAGTCATCACCTCTTGCCTCTTCGCCAGTCTGACGTGTTCACACACAAACATATAAGATCTTGCTTTGTCTAGCGTGTTTACGGTCCAATCGGTTAACTATATTTTAAATACCAACTAATCTCTCACATTCTAAATAGTATAGTATGTATCAAACCAAATTCGTTTTCATTTTATTAATGACGTTAATTAGTGTAGAAGTAGCATTCATAATCAACAACCAAATCGTTGATAAGTCTGACAGAGAGTTACCAATCAGATAAACAACATTAGTATCTGAATGATCTAACATGCAATTGTGTCTGAACATCCCAAAGCAACAGGACAAACACATGTAGTATATCTACAACGTGCAACCGCATAGTAGCTGAATTTCAACCGATTAATTAATTAACTCCACAGCATGGCAAGCATCGTTTTCTAGCTAGCATACTGGCTAAGGGAAAAGGTTTTTTTTCTTGTAAATTATAACAATTCTTCTATTTGGAGAGATACATAATAAAAATGCTGGCGCTTTACCATGCCTCAGCACATGCTACTTTCTCTTACTCTTTCAGCTGTCCAGCTCCCCATATCTTTTGTTTACAAGAAAACCACGTTGACCATTGGTGACCAGTCTTCTTACACACGATGACAACTCACAGGCTTAGATGTAAACCATGTGATCTTCTCTAGAAGAATTTGTACCAATGTTCAACTTCCATGTATTTAAAGAAAATAATCTTTTTGTATGAATCAGCACTCGATTTTGTTTCAAATGAGACTCTTATGTTGAGAGAAGACCGAGACGAGTCCATATATAGGGTCTTGTTCACACATGATAGTCTTTCAACTCATCAACCATATGTACTCACTTGAGTTACAGTTCATGCCTGGAGACAGTGAGGACCATACAGAGGATGATACAGTGCAGTACTCCAGTTCAGCCCTATTCTACTACATATTTGGAAGAAGCAAAGTGCGGTTGATTTCCAGTCAATCAAGCACGTGCTCCCACTATGTCACCTGAATttcaaaagaagaaaaagaaaagcacAAACATGCGATCTCACTGTCAGACTATGTCATCTCACTGACATCATAAAAGAGTGATTTCTTTTAAGGACTAATTGACAAAGTAGTAAATTAATAATGGTTAGTGGTTGCTGGTTGGCTCATCATTCAGTTCAGTTCATCTAATCGTGTTATCATGTCCCGTACTTAAAAGCAGGAGGAGGAGGGCAGCACATGTGATAGACGGACAGGTGGGCCAGGCTGTGTATGTAGGGTGCCCATCACGTACTTGATTCCAGGCAACAACAATCAATCTCTGGCCTCACATGATACACGGTCTTCTCCTCTCTCACCATCCAAAGTCAAGACGCGATTCATTTCTACTTTGACAATAGCCATTTGATTAATATTGGATTGAGCTTTGGCTGTTTGCGTGTTTCATTGGCAAATGTTGTTGGGATTGTGCCCACATTAATTAATTGATTGATTAATTAGGGCATGGCCAACGGGCTGCCCCATGGTGCTGCCCCGCAGGTCCAGCTCGGCTCGGAGTGGGGCAAACCAGGTTTGGATGGTGCTCCGCACAAGAAGTAGTCTCTTGCAGAGGAGGTCAAGCTGATGCCTCCATTGCTCATGCCCTTACCATACTCACCAGTAATATTTGTTAATTAGTTATTACACTTGGTCAGTCAAGCGTGTTCACACATAATTAATATTAAGGTGGGATTGCTTTTTTCTAGACAAATTAAGGTGGGATTGCTGGTAAACACACATAATTAATATGCGCCTGGGTGGGCCGCCTCCTGCCGCAGCTGCCGGGCTGCCTCGTTTCCTATGGTCTTAGGGTCATGGAGGCCCGGTGGattctggtcgttgccggcggaagggctccgtttttaggtgtttttttttttgagttttGGTAGGTTTTGTGTCCTGCTCgggaagatgagcggcggtgactACACTAAGACGGTATAAGACTCTTTCCACCTAGCCCTCGTCCCAATGGTACTTCTAACAATGTCGGaaggcgtgtggaggtttgtctccaatttatcttggagtattcggtcGATGTTTTACTTCGATGGACCTGCTTGGATCCGATGTTCGTTCGTCTACGTTTATGTGTCTATAgattggatccttttgatctatgcttctcttcatcggcAGCGGTTGTTGTTATGGACTTATGGTGTGTTGGCCCTCTAGGgatttagcacgacgacttcctgaaTGTCTACGGAAGGGCAATGCCGGTAGCGCACCTTTGGCTCGCTCCAATGCTTGTAGTCATCCCTAGGTTATCTACAAATCTGGATGCATTTTGTTTACTTTTGATGTT from Triticum aestivum cultivar Chinese Spring chromosome 4A, IWGSC CS RefSeq v2.1, whole genome shotgun sequence harbors:
- the LOC123088409 gene encoding membrane protein of ER body-like protein isoform X1, translating into MMEVAAAWDQFKEEVEIMEEDNGGAAAAAAGELLTREIKKRLLVQAHENGNGHGHANGGGAEEPEAAPEVEEEEEEEEGPEEEQQRHKSIFLDAAKVPDIISEVSARYLVTGTMRSGDEKEDAGETPSTKDKQLEAHENGSVQEINHGPSNRELENGSHSNGSHQVPNGAEPKTEYLFEINKTEIHPTEVDKDEPVTEAQPKVEEYDLEKILDQQETHDLFCPNCKSCITRRVILKKRKRTVRPATPDGPSKRPYTEEVLVPLPSATLSRSDEQESPDVFRCLSCFSFFIPAAGCSFNIFRIFGRRDVDGQPDVLPPPASEDTPPRSENCTSWLLSCFQPGDSPNQPAPAADPLTVPQSTVESSSENQAAEDPATMPLQSETRNSNDTTTTTESSTSYIHHSHGTVVKPEHSITGSSSEDQTTTTTTTRTTKATSTSSSTATSKAANTSSRTQSATESSRAGIFHTDTLEVITGEMPPPKPAGGAIMDGNHHLLGHEDVHRAATTTFENGFTTHSVHTSGTKVDGPNVTNIARGDISTTPIPEATGPHHVAVSVPEEVNLVAPRPQQRDDWDILKAIVYGGLVESVTSLSVVSAAASSGAKTLDIFILGMANLIGGLPLVYHNIADLRDVRDVSDDNERVGHYWLQLGRRSKARLHMVLALLSYMVFGLLQPVVYGLSFRESNNRENKMMAVAGASLACIALLALGKAHVQTAPRAYFKTLVYYLTIAVSSSGLSYVAGVLITRLLEHFGVIEQGGSAAPAPPGLSFAHSVGAQTSAWASF
- the LOC123088409 gene encoding membrane protein of ER body-like protein isoform X4; translated protein: MRSGDEKEDAGETPSTKDKQLEAHENGSVQEINHGPSNRELENGSHSNGSHQVPNGAEPKTEYLFEINKTEIHPTEVDKDEPVTEAQPKVEEYDLEKILDQQETHDLFCPNCKSCITRRVILKKRKRTVRPATPDGPSKRPYTEEVLVPLPSATLSRSDEQESPDVFRCLSCFSFFIPAAGCSFNIFRIFGRRDVDGQPDVLPPPASEDTPPRSENCTSWLLSCFQPGDSPNQPAPAADPLTVPQSTVESSSENQAAEDPATMPLQSETRNSNDTTTTTESSTSYIHHSHGTVVKPEHSITGSSSEDQTTTTTTTRTTKATSTSSSTATSKAANTSSRTQSATESSRAGIFHTDTLEVITGEMPPPKPAGGAIMDGNHHLLGHEDVHRAATTTFENGFTTHSVHTSGTKVDGPNVTNIARGDISTTPIPEATGPHHVAVSVPEEVNLVAPRPQQRDDWDILKAIVYGGLVESVTSLSVVSAAASSGAKTLDIFILGMANLIGGLPLVYHNIADLRDVRDVSDDNERVGHYWLQLGRRSKARLHMVLALLSYMVFGLLQPVVYGLSFRESNNRENKMMAVAGASLACIALLALGKAHVQTAPRAYFKTLVYYLTIAVSSSGLSYVAGVLITRLLEHFGVIEQGGSAAPAPPGLSFAHSVGAQTSAWASF
- the LOC123088409 gene encoding membrane protein of ER body-like protein isoform X2 — translated: MMEVAAAWDQFKEEVEIMEEDNGGAAAAAAGELLTREIKKRLLVQAHENGNGHGHANGGGAEEPEAAPEVEEEEEEEEGPEEEQQRHKSIFLDAAKVPDIISEVSARYLVTGTMRSGDEKEDAGETPSTKDKQLEAHENGSVQEINHGPSNRELENGSHSNGSHQVPNGAEPKTEYLFEINKTEIHPTEVDKDEPVTEAQPKVEEYDLEKILDQQETHDLFCPNCKSCITRRVILKKRKRTVRPATPDGPSKRPYTEEVLVPLPSATLSRSDEQESPDVFRCLSCFSFFIPAGCSFNIFRIFGRRDVDGQPDVLPPPASEDTPPRSENCTSWLLSCFQPGDSPNQPAPAADPLTVPQSTVESSSENQAAEDPATMPLQSETRNSNDTTTTTESSTSYIHHSHGTVVKPEHSITGSSSEDQTTTTTTTRTTKATSTSSSTATSKAANTSSRTQSATESSRAGIFHTDTLEVITGEMPPPKPAGGAIMDGNHHLLGHEDVHRAATTTFENGFTTHSVHTSGTKVDGPNVTNIARGDISTTPIPEATGPHHVAVSVPEEVNLVAPRPQQRDDWDILKAIVYGGLVESVTSLSVVSAAASSGAKTLDIFILGMANLIGGLPLVYHNIADLRDVRDVSDDNERVGHYWLQLGRRSKARLHMVLALLSYMVFGLLQPVVYGLSFRESNNRENKMMAVAGASLACIALLALGKAHVQTAPRAYFKTLVYYLTIAVSSSGLSYVAGVLITRLLEHFGVIEQGGSAAPAPPGLSFAHSVGAQTSAWASF
- the LOC123088409 gene encoding membrane protein of ER body-like protein isoform X3, whose product is MMEVAAAWDQFKEEVEIMEEDNGGAAAAAAGELLTREIKKRLLVQAHENGNGHGHANGGGAEEPEAAPEVEEEEEEEEGPEEEQQRHKSIFLDAAKVPDIISEVSARYLVTGTMRSGDEKEDAGETPSTKDKQLEAHENGSVQEINHGPSNRELENGSHSNGSHQVPNGAEPKTEYLFEINKTEIHPTEVDKDEPVTEAQPKVEEYDLEKILDQQETHDLFCPNCKSCITRRVILKKRKRTVRPATPDGPSKRPYTEEVLVPLPSATLSRSDEQESPDVFRCLSCFSFFIPAAGCSFNIFRIFGRRDVDGQPDVLPPPASEDTPPRSENCTSWLLSCFQPGDSPNQPAPAADPLTVPQSTVESSSENQAAEDPATMPLQSETRNSNDTTTTTESSTSYIHHSHGTVVKPEHSITGSSSEDQTTTTTTTRTTKATSTSSSTATSKAANTSSRTQSATGIFHTDTLEVITGEMPPPKPAGGAIMDGNHHLLGHEDVHRAATTTFENGFTTHSVHTSGTKVDGPNVTNIARGDISTTPIPEATGPHHVAVSVPEEVNLVAPRPQQRDDWDILKAIVYGGLVESVTSLSVVSAAASSGAKTLDIFILGMANLIGGLPLVYHNIADLRDVRDVSDDNERVGHYWLQLGRRSKARLHMVLALLSYMVFGLLQPVVYGLSFRESNNRENKMMAVAGASLACIALLALGKAHVQTAPRAYFKTLVYYLTIAVSSSGLSYVAGVLITRLLEHFGVIEQGGSAAPAPPGLSFAHSVGAQTSAWASF